One Manduca sexta isolate Smith_Timp_Sample1 chromosome 26, JHU_Msex_v1.0, whole genome shotgun sequence genomic region harbors:
- the LOC115452955 gene encoding DNA-directed RNA polymerase II subunit RPB1: MYGLYIIFGVINILAIINDYNIPNTPELRDIRVRRSAQIEPYTTGDKGHNSNLDVKRIFNGQYFKERVKRNYPVYPQTGYVNQVNTSWNYGNSYPGYYNGNMNTSGSNGYNTASGSNPNGVYYNGYPGVPYYRQNPNNNTYPGYRYPIYAPYPNNTDAKYNVYYPSYAQFLNNTYPGFNVNPGNGTYPGHDGTPRNQYSTNPANNPYPVYSRNPGKNPYPVYPQNPGYNPYPGSSSNANYNANTYSPYSPGYPTPVPAAGYSAPNVTSTTPRIDKSCIICNIGCPQFMKRMGILCVNDDDDYS, encoded by the coding sequence ATGTACGGACTATACATCATCTTCGGTGTGATCAACATCCTGGCCATCATCAATGACTACAATATACCTAATACGCCTGAATTGAGGGACATAAGGGTCAGAAGGAGCGCGCAAATTGAACCGTATACTACAGGAGATAAGGGTCACAATTCGAATCTCgatgtaaaaagaattttcaatggACAGTACTTTAAGGAACGGGTTAAGAGAAATTACCCGGTATACCCGCAAACCGGATATGTGAATCAAGTTAACACATCATGGAATTATGGAAATTCCTACCCGGGTTATTATAACGGGAATATGAATACATCCGGATCAAACGGATATAACACCGCGAGTGGAAGCAACCCAAACGGCGTTTACTACAACGGTTATCCGGGTGTTCCGTATTATCGACAAAATCCGAATAACAATACGTACCCGGGTTATCGGTATCCGATTTATGCACCGTATCCGAACAATACAGATGCAAAGTACAACGTATACTATCCTAGCTATGCTCAGTTTCTAAACAACACATACCCGGGATTCAACGTAAACCCGGGCAACGGCACATACCCGGGTCATGACGGGACTCCGCGTAACCAATATAGCACAAATCCTGCCAACAACCCATACCCAGTTTACAGCCGAAACCCGGGCAAAAACCCATACCCGGTTTACCCCCAAAACCCGGGCTACAATCCATATCCGGGTTCCAGCTCAAACGCTAACTATAATGCAAACACGTACAGCCCGTACAGCCCAGGATATCCCACACCCGTCCCAGCAGCCGGATATAGCGCACCGAACGTTACGTCGACAACGCCTCGCATCGACAAATCTTGCATAATATGCAACATAGGGTGTCCACAGTTCATGAAAAGGATGGGAATACTTTGCGTCAATGACGACGACGACTACAGTTAG
- the LOC115452957 gene encoding UDP-glucose 6-dehydrogenase, producing the protein MVIEKICCLGAGYVGGPTCSVIALKCPNITVTVCDKSVERINQWNSEKLPIYEPGLDEVVKKCRGKNLFFSTDIAKGIQEADLIFISVNTPTKTFGNGKGRAADLKYIESAARMIADLATSNKIVVEKSTVPVKAAEIIMKILRANTKPGVEYQILSNPEFLAEGTAIVDLVEAERVLIGGEDTPEGQKAVQALCWVYEHWIPAKNILTTNTWSSELSKLAANAFLAQRISSINSLSAVCEATGADVSEVARAVGRDSRIGPKFLEASIGFGGSCFQKDILNLIYLCECLNLPEVAAYWQQVVSLNDYQKTRFTRKVIESLFNTVSDKKIAILGFSFKKNTGDTRESPAIYVSNTLLDEGAKLHIYDPKVEVDQIYYELTNAYVTSEPERVRKNIQIHDTAYSAVTGAHAIVLCTEWDEFKELDFKKIYDAMMKPAYIFDGRKILDHEALINIGFHVQTIGKRLSRAGSIRAQGSQTMP; encoded by the exons ATGGTGATCGAGAAGATTTGCTGTTTGGGCGCGGGGTACGTCGGCGGGCCGACTTGCAGCGTGATCGCTCTCAAATGCCCCAACATCACAGTAACGGTATGCGACAAGAGTGTGGAGCGGATAAACCAGTGGAATTCGGAGAAGCTTCCGATATACGAGCCCGGTCTGGACGAGGTTGTGAAGAAATGTCGAGGTAAAAACTTATTCTTTTCTACTGATATCGCGAAGGGGATCCAGGAAGCGGATCTGATATTCATTTCCGTGAATACACCCACCAAAACTTTCGGTAACGGGAAGGGACGCGCGGCGGATTTGAAATACATAGAGAGTGCGGCGCGTATGATTGCTGACTTGGCGACTAGTAATAAAATTGTGGTGGAGAAAAGTACGGTGCCAGTAAAGGCCGCAGAGATTATCATGAAAATCCTCAGAGCCAACACAAAGCCAGGTGTTGAGTATCAGATTCTGTCAAACCCAGAGTTTTTGGCTGAAGGAACGGCTATTGTAGATTTAGTTGAAGCTGAGAGAGTTTTAATAGGTGGTGAAGACACTCCCGAGGGTCAGAAGGCAGTGCAAGCTCTGTGCTGGGTTTATGAACACTGGATTCCAgctaaaaatatacttacaacaAACACTTGGAGTTCTGAGTTGTCGAAGCTTGCCGCAAATGCATTCCTAGCGCAGAGAATCTCTAGTATTAATTCCCTATCTGCTGTCTGTGAGGCAACAGGTGCTGACGTGTCTGAAGTGGCCAGGGCAGTTGGTAGAGACAGCCGTATCGGCCCTAAGTTTCTTGAAGCGTCTATCGGTTTTGGAGGCAGCTGTTTCCAGAAGGACATATTAAACTTGATTTACTTGTGTGAATGCCTGAACTTGCCTGAAGTTGCTGCGTATTGGCAGCAAGTTGTAAGCCTGAATGACTACCAGAAGACCAGGTTTACACGTAAAGTTATAGAGTCTCTTTTCAACACAGTTTCTGATAAGAAAATAGCTATACTCGGATTCTCATTTAAAAAGAATACGGGAGACACAAGGGAGTCTCCTGCTATATACGTTTCAAATACATTGTTAGATGAAGGGGCGAAACTTCACATATATGACCCTAAGGTGGAGGTGGACCAGATTTACTACGAGCTGACTAATGCATATGTTACATCTGAGCCTGAGAGG GTGCGTAAAAACATCCAGATCCACGACACGGCGTATTCGGCGGTGACCGGGGCGCACGCCATCGTACTCTGCACCGAATGGGACGAGTTCAAAGAGCTGGACTTCAAGAAGATCTACGACGCGATGATGAAGCCCGCGTACATCTTCGACGGCAGGAAGATCCTGGACCACGAGGCGCTCATCAATATAGGCTTCCATGTGCAGACGATAGGGAAGAGGCTGTCCAGGGCAGGCAGCATCAGGGCGCAGGGGAGTCAGACGATGCCATAG
- the LOC115454254 gene encoding U4/U6 small nuclear ribonucleoprotein Prp3 yields the protein MSLQLSRREVEELRTLLDRAIYRTIGKSDSSLLAVVSTCLTNGYERRKIIDRISSHIDPKKANKLADKVIALGLELASSSKSQKRKHDSSDRDRDFKRSRHDDDRDRGEERRKEAEDKLGNGMELPSLLPEGETVGSKIAVLSADRIKLMMANAQKEIEERKRALVAMKGGSQEQKPSVNAAVAAAQHLKVQMQQNNAIPPPSVIKPVLYSKPAAISHEELEKQRKIAELQARIQRKLAGGALVPAGPTGPAPLILDREGRTIDTSGKRVQLTHVAPTLKANIRAKRREEFRAQLSLSAGEPLEAAWNDPRVPAKPPVRTRRQLRFHEPGKFTVMAERLRMKAQLEKLQNEISQIARKTGISSATKLALLAADTPDSDRVPDIEWWDSVILMTPEEREVKRQRSVPRAADTHADTHANTHADACADTHADTLADTRTDTQRVDACNVGADDIIDNLNEDAITNLVEHPQQLRPPTEPLKPTYMPVFLTKKERKKLRRQSRREAWKEEQEKVRLGLEAPPEPKLRISNLMRALGTEAVQDPTAIEAKVREQIAKRQKTHLEANKARALTKEQKREKVDRKIREDTSMGVHVAVYRVKDLFECAAAKFKVEVNAQQLHMTGCVVLHRGCCVVVVEGGPKQHAKYKRLMLHRIKWEEDMVKNTDVTEMPNSCHLVWEGITTQRAFGDIKFKVIPTEKQAREHFQKHGVEHYWDLAYSSAVLGSGVDEP from the exons ATGTCGCTCCAACTGTCCCGGCGGGAGGTGGAGGAACTGCGTACATTGCTGGACCGCGCTATATACAGGACCATCGGGAAATCGGACAGCTCCCTGCTCGCTGTCGTTTCCACTTGTCTCACCAATGG ATATGAACGCAGAAAGATCATAGACAGGATATCATCTCACATAGATCCAAAAAAGGCGAATAAGTTAGCCGACAAAGTCATAGCATTAGGACTGGAGTTGGCCTCATCTTCAAAATCACAGAAACGAAAGCATGACTCATCAGATAGAGATAGGGACTTCAAGAGGTCGAGACATGACGATGATCGAGATAGAGGAGAGGAGAGGAGGAAGGAGGCTGAAGACAAGTTGGGTAATGGGATGGAGCTGCCGTCCCTGTTGCCAGAAGGGGAGACTGTGGGTTCAAAGATAGCTGTGCTCAGTGCGGATAGGATTAAG CTAATGATGGCGAACGCTCAGAAGGAGATAGAGGAGCGCAAGCGCGCGCTGGTCGCGATGAAGGGCGGCTCTCAAGAGCAGAAGCCGAGCGTGAACGCGGCCGTGGCAGCCGCGCAGCATCTCAAGGTGCAGATGCAGCAAAACAACGCGATCCCACCACCAAGCGTTATCAAACCGGTGCTGTACTCCAAACCAG cTGCAATCAGTCACGAAGAGTTGGAGAAGCAGAGGAAGATAGCGGAGTTGCAGGCCAGGATACAAAGGAAGCTGGCGG GTGGCGCGCTGGTGCCGGCGGGTCCGACGGGCCCCGCGCCGCTCATCCTGGACCGCGAGGGGCGCACCATCGACACCTCCGGCAAGCGAGTCCAGCTCACGCACGTCGCGCCCACCTTGAAG GCGAACATCCGCGCGAAGCGTCGCGAGGAGTTCCGCGCGCAGCTGTCGCTGAGCGCGGGCGAGCCGCTGGAGGCGGCGTGGAACGACCCGCGCGTGCCCGCCAAGCCGCccgtgcgcacgcgccgccagcTGCGCTTCCACGAGCCCGGCAAGTTCACCGTCATGGCAGAGCGGCTCAGGATGAAG GCCCAGCTGGAGAAGCTGCAGAACGAGATCTCGCAGATAGCTCGCAAGACGGGCATCTCGTCCGCCACCAAGCTGGCGCTGCTTGCTGCCGACACGCCAGACTCCGACAGGGTGCCGGATATCGAGTG GTGGGACAGCGTGATCCTGATGACCCCTGAGGAGCGCGAGGTGAAGCGCCAGCGCAGCGTGCCCCGCGCCGCCGACACACACGCCGACACGCACGCGAACACACACGCCGACGCGTGCGCCGACACGCACGCCGACACACTCGCCGACACCCGCACCGACACGCAGCGTGTCGACGCGTGCAACGTCGGCGCCGACGACATCATCGACAACCTCAACGAGGACGCCATCACCAACCTCGTCGAGCACCCGCAGCAGCTGCGCCCGCCCA CGGAGCCACTGAAGCCGACATACATGCCGGTGTTCCTGACGAAGAAGGAGCGCAAGAAGCTGCGGCGGCAGAGTCGGCGCGAGGCGTGGAAGGAGGAGCAGGAGAAGGTGCGGCTCGGACTCGAGGCGCCGCCAGAACCCAAGCTCAG AATATCGAACCTGATGCGCGCGCTGGGTACGGAGGCGGTGCAGGACCCCACCGCCATCGAAGCCAAGGTCCGGGAGCAGATCGCCAAGCGACAGAAGACGCATCTGGAGGCCAACAAGGCGAGGGCGCTCACCAAGGAACAGAAAAGGGAGAAG GTGGACAGAAAGATAAGAGAAGATACTTCAATGGGCGTCCATGTGGCTGTATATAG AGTGAAGGACCTGTTCGAGTGTGCGGCCGCCAAGTTCAAGGTGGAGGTGAACGCGCAGCAGCTGCACATGACGGGCTGCGTGGTGCTGCACCGCGGCTGCTGCGTCGTCGTCGTGGAGGGCGGGCCCAAGCAACACGCCAAGTACAAGAG ACTGATGCTGCACAGGATCAAGTGGGAGGAGGACATGGTGAAGAACACGGACGTGACGGAGATGCCGAACAGCTGTCACCTCGTGTGGGAGGGCATCACCACTCAGCGAGCATTCGGAGACATCAAGTTCAAG GTGATACCGACGGAGAAGCAAGCGCGGGAACATTTCCAGAAGCACGGAGTGGAGCACTACTGGGACCTGGCCTACAGCAGTGCAGTTCTAGGCTCCGGGGTCGACGAACCCTAG